From the Mycobacteriales bacterium genome, one window contains:
- a CDS encoding WYL domain-containing protein gives MSARKTERLLNLVIALLATRRPMTAADVRRAVPGYGEEDVAFHRTFERDKEELRELGIPLETVSSDEDPGYRIARRDYELPEVALEPDEAAAAGLAARVWAQAALGEAAAWAMRKLTAGGAPIDVALPRGLQPRVEAAEPAFPAVSEAVRTGRPIRFRYRGSADEEPVGRRLEPWGVVSWRGRWYVAGQDLDRGAGRVFRLSRIVGAVAAGPAGTVRIPPGVDVTAMVSARGVAEPTGTARMRIRSGRAGDIRRLATAVSTGPDGWDSVEVGFADVERLAGQLAGYAADVVALEPPELRAAVVERLRTAAGP, from the coding sequence ATGTCGGCGCGTAAGACCGAGCGGCTGCTCAACCTGGTGATCGCGCTGCTGGCGACCCGCCGGCCGATGACCGCTGCCGACGTCCGCCGGGCGGTGCCCGGCTACGGCGAGGAAGACGTGGCCTTCCACCGAACTTTCGAGCGGGACAAGGAGGAGTTGCGCGAGCTGGGGATCCCGCTGGAGACGGTCAGCTCGGACGAGGACCCCGGCTACCGGATCGCCCGGCGGGACTACGAGCTGCCCGAGGTCGCGCTCGAACCGGACGAGGCCGCCGCTGCCGGGCTGGCCGCGCGGGTCTGGGCGCAGGCCGCCCTCGGCGAGGCGGCCGCGTGGGCGATGCGCAAGCTGACCGCCGGCGGGGCGCCGATCGACGTGGCGTTGCCGCGCGGGCTCCAACCGCGGGTCGAGGCCGCCGAGCCGGCCTTCCCGGCGGTGTCGGAGGCGGTGCGGACCGGCCGGCCGATCCGGTTCCGCTACCGGGGCTCGGCCGACGAGGAGCCGGTGGGGCGCCGGTTGGAGCCATGGGGGGTGGTGTCCTGGCGGGGTCGCTGGTACGTGGCGGGCCAGGATCTCGACCGCGGGGCCGGCCGGGTCTTCCGGCTGTCCCGGATCGTCGGCGCCGTGGCGGCCGGCCCGGCCGGGACGGTTCGGATCCCGCCGGGGGTGGACGTCACCGCGATGGTCAGCGCACGTGGGGTGGCCGAGCCCACCGGGACCGCCCGGATGCGGATCCGCTCCGGCCGGGCGGGGGACATCCGGCGGCTCGCGACCGCCGTGTCGACGGGACCGGACGGTTGGGACAGCGTCGAGGTGGGTTTCGCCGACGTCGAGCGACTCGCCGGCCAACTGGCCGGCTACGCCGCCGACGTGGTCGCCCTCGAACCACCCGAGTTGCGGGCGGCAGTCGTCGAGCGGCTGCGGACGGCGGCGGGCCCGTGA